A single genomic interval of Chlamydia sp. harbors:
- a CDS encoding polymorphic outer membrane protein middle domain-containing protein, with translation MNPITKNLTYPSQERILETSHQTPSIKNPYQTFIFRFLLGILASYTPYSFAEVELIISGHKYGKDRDTFTMISSYPESTSYIINRKLILSDFSSINKFSSGGAFKNLSGKISFLGKNSSSSLHFKHINLNAFGSESNGGIFTAKDNIIFKNNHYVAFRNNIVKGNAKGCVSFADQRGAIIFANNQAIASSSIKHSGRGGAISGDFAGSRIIFLNNQQITFEGNSAIQFFDPVIALTASFVPVEINAPEYETPFFSPKGAIVFSRANLLDDAIEDVVNRTSIFNQPVYLHNGTLSIENGAHLVVQSFKQIGGRISLSPGSSLALYTTNSFFYGNVSSKEPLEINDLSFGVSISPPNLQAKIHAGSAPLKLSGTPTIYDSEGLFYENRDIAASPYQMEIQLSSDKVIDISDFTTSSLVASKESGFQGSWHFSWKPNTINNTKQKILRASWIPTGEYVLEANRIGRAVPNSLWSTFLLLQVASHNLGEHLCNNTSLIPTSYFGVLIGGTGAEMRGLSSEEESRISRLGATGTTIIRLTPTLTLSGGGTHMFGDSWVTDLPEIITSEGIVQNVGITQTWEPFSFNATLCAALDHNSMIRICSKKDHTRAMWDTFGIRGTLGTSYTFLGHGQAARLFSFVNVEATNILQKAFTETGYNPRSFAKTKLINIAIPVGIGYEFYLGNDSLSLLGKGYVGYSRDIKQENPKTLAHLAMNDFSWISNGCPVPVSTHTIANQFILRYKACSLYVKAYAINRENKYLSSSLSCGGYIGF, from the coding sequence ATGAATCCGATTACGAAGAACTTGACTTATCCTTCTCAAGAAAGAATTCTCGAAACATCGCACCAAACCCCTTCAATCAAGAACCCTTACCAAACTTTTATCTTTAGATTTCTGCTTGGAATTCTAGCTTCCTATACGCCGTATTCTTTCGCTGAAGTGGAATTAATCATTTCTGGTCACAAATATGGCAAAGACCGCGACACCTTTACTATGATATCTTCATATCCAGAAAGCACCAGTTATATTATCAACCGTAAACTCATACTCAGCGATTTCTCTTCAATAAATAAATTCTCCTCTGGAGGAGCTTTTAAAAACCTATCTGGAAAAATTTCTTTCTTAGGAAAAAATTCCTCCTCCTCTCTTCATTTCAAACATATTAATCTCAATGCTTTTGGATCTGAAAGCAACGGAGGGATCTTCACAGCAAAAGACAACATCATTTTCAAAAATAATCACTACGTTGCCTTTCGGAACAATATAGTTAAAGGAAACGCTAAAGGATGCGTATCTTTTGCAGATCAACGAGGAGCCATTATCTTTGCTAATAACCAGGCTATAGCCTCCTCATCTATTAAACATAGCGGTCGCGGGGGCGCTATCAGTGGGGATTTTGCAGGATCTCGTATTATATTTCTCAATAACCAGCAAATCACCTTTGAAGGGAATAGTGCTATCCAATTCTTTGACCCAGTAATTGCACTAACAGCATCTTTCGTTCCTGTAGAAATTAATGCTCCTGAATATGAAACCCCATTTTTCTCTCCTAAAGGGGCCATTGTTTTCTCCAGAGCCAATCTTTTAGACGATGCTATTGAAGACGTTGTAAATCGCACATCAATTTTCAATCAGCCCGTTTATTTACACAATGGAACTTTGTCCATTGAAAATGGTGCTCATCTAGTCGTTCAAAGCTTCAAACAGATAGGAGGTCGTATTAGCCTATCCCCAGGGTCTTCTTTAGCTCTCTATACGACAAATTCATTCTTTTATGGAAATGTTTCCAGCAAAGAACCTCTGGAAATCAATGACCTAAGTTTTGGAGTGAGTATCTCTCCTCCTAATCTTCAAGCAAAAATCCATGCAGGCAGTGCTCCTCTTAAATTATCAGGCACTCCGACTATCTATGATTCGGAAGGTTTGTTCTATGAAAATCGAGATATTGCAGCATCTCCATACCAAATGGAAATCCAGCTATCCTCTGACAAAGTTATTGATATTTCTGATTTCACAACGAGTTCCCTTGTTGCTAGTAAAGAGTCAGGGTTCCAGGGATCTTGGCATTTTAGTTGGAAACCAAATACCATAAACAATACCAAACAAAAAATATTGCGTGCTTCCTGGATCCCAACAGGAGAATATGTTCTTGAGGCTAACCGTATTGGTCGTGCGGTTCCTAATTCCCTATGGAGTACATTTCTACTCTTACAAGTAGCCTCCCATAACTTAGGAGAGCATCTTTGCAATAATACGTCTCTCATTCCTACTTCATACTTCGGTGTTTTAATTGGTGGAACTGGAGCAGAGATGCGTGGACTTTCTTCAGAAGAAGAAAGTCGTATCTCTCGCTTAGGCGCTACAGGAACAACCATAATACGCCTAACTCCAACTCTTACCCTTTCCGGAGGAGGCACACATATGTTTGGAGATTCTTGGGTCACAGATCTTCCAGAAATTATCACTTCCGAAGGAATAGTGCAAAACGTGGGAATTACCCAAACTTGGGAACCTTTCTCTTTCAATGCCACGTTGTGTGCTGCCTTAGATCATAATTCTATGATTCGCATATGCTCCAAAAAAGATCATACACGAGCAATGTGGGATACGTTTGGAATACGCGGAACTTTAGGAACTTCATATACTTTCCTAGGGCATGGGCAAGCCGCTCGTTTATTCTCATTTGTCAATGTTGAAGCAACCAACATCTTGCAGAAAGCGTTTACCGAAACAGGGTATAATCCTCGAAGTTTTGCAAAAACAAAACTCATAAATATCGCTATTCCTGTAGGAATTGGTTATGAATTCTACTTAGGTAATGACTCTCTTTCTTTATTAGGGAAAGGATATGTTGGTTATTCTCGAGATATCAAACAGGAAAATCCTAAGACTCTGGCCCACCTGGCGATGAATGATTTCTCTTGGATTTCCAATGGATGTCCAGTACCTGTCTCTACACACACAATCGCTAACCAATTTATTTTGCGCTATAAAGCATGCTCCTTATACGTAAAAGCATACGCTATCAACCGTGAAAACAAATATCTCTCAAGCAGCTTATCTTGCGGAGGATATATTGGATTCTGA
- the lpxB gene encoding lipid-A-disaccharide synthase codes for MFSPKITLWLYPLGLLANLLFGTAFCVQWFLTKKKGYSFVPKIFWHLSSTGAVLMVCHGFIQNQYPIALLHSFNLIIYFRNLNITSSNPLPVPKVAFLLTLTATAITLSFAIGTYYLPHMTWMASPNILHLNFPQANFSWQLLGCIGLTIFSLRFFIQWFYLEYRNQSALPAPFWKASLLGGSICLIYFLRTGDVVNVLCYGCGLFPSLANIRIAARESFNKSSSNSCFISVGEHSGDTLGANLLKEIYAKYPDIHCFGVGGPQMRAQRFHVLFAMEKFQISGFWEVLLALPKLWYRRHVLYKKIVKTNPRTVICIDFPDFHFSLIKKLRSHGYKGKIVHYVCPSIWAWRPARKTILEKYLDLLLLILPFEQALFKNSSLRTVYLGHPLSETIKLFCPNSLWKSQLHLLSEKPFIAAFPGSRRSDILRNLTVQVQAFQASDFASTHQLLVSSANPEYDQLILEILQQNRCLHSNIVPSQFRYELMRECDCALAKCGTIVLETALNLTPTIVTCQLRPFDTFLAKYIFNIILPAYSLPNIIMGKTIFPEFIGGKRDFHYEDIAAALNMLKTSPAKEKQKNACRDVYQAINDSAITIKECLPLIFETAS; via the coding sequence ATGTTCTCCCCCAAAATTACACTTTGGTTGTACCCGTTAGGACTTCTTGCTAATCTCTTATTTGGCACAGCCTTTTGCGTTCAGTGGTTCTTAACTAAAAAGAAAGGATATTCTTTCGTTCCTAAAATTTTCTGGCATCTGTCTAGCACTGGTGCAGTTTTGATGGTTTGTCATGGATTTATTCAGAATCAGTACCCCATTGCGTTACTTCATTCATTCAATCTAATTATCTATTTCCGAAACCTTAACATAACTTCCTCTAATCCTCTTCCAGTCCCGAAGGTAGCTTTCTTACTAACTCTTACTGCAACAGCAATTACTCTCTCTTTTGCTATTGGTACCTATTACCTTCCTCATATGACTTGGATGGCCTCCCCTAACATCCTACACTTGAACTTTCCTCAAGCAAATTTTTCATGGCAACTTTTAGGATGTATCGGACTAACCATTTTCTCCCTTAGATTTTTTATTCAATGGTTCTACCTAGAATATAGAAACCAGTCGGCCTTACCTGCTCCTTTTTGGAAAGCTAGTTTACTAGGAGGATCTATCTGCTTAATTTATTTTCTACGAACAGGAGATGTTGTTAATGTTCTATGCTACGGATGTGGGTTATTTCCTTCGTTAGCAAATATTCGCATAGCTGCGCGGGAATCTTTCAACAAATCATCAAGTAATAGCTGTTTTATTTCTGTTGGAGAACATAGCGGAGACACTCTTGGAGCAAATTTACTGAAAGAGATTTACGCAAAGTATCCCGATATCCACTGCTTTGGCGTGGGAGGACCTCAAATGCGAGCTCAGCGGTTTCATGTACTCTTCGCAATGGAAAAATTTCAGATCAGTGGATTCTGGGAAGTCCTTTTAGCACTGCCTAAATTATGGTACAGACGTCATGTTCTTTATAAAAAGATTGTAAAAACAAATCCTCGTACAGTTATCTGTATCGATTTTCCAGATTTTCACTTTTCACTAATCAAAAAATTGCGTTCTCATGGGTATAAGGGGAAAATTGTTCATTATGTGTGTCCTAGCATATGGGCTTGGAGGCCAGCCAGAAAAACGATTTTAGAAAAATATTTAGATTTACTTCTGTTAATACTTCCTTTTGAACAAGCTCTTTTCAAAAATTCTTCCTTACGAACTGTATACCTTGGGCATCCTCTTTCCGAAACTATCAAACTATTTTGCCCCAATTCTCTTTGGAAATCTCAGCTTCATCTTCTTTCTGAAAAACCTTTTATTGCTGCCTTTCCAGGAAGTCGTCGGAGCGATATCCTAAGAAACCTTACCGTTCAGGTACAAGCTTTTCAGGCATCTGACTTCGCCTCCACACACCAGCTACTCGTTTCCTCGGCAAATCCCGAATATGACCAACTCATTCTTGAAATCCTTCAACAAAATCGCTGTTTACACAGCAATATTGTTCCTTCACAATTTCGTTATGAGTTAATGAGAGAATGTGACTGTGCTCTTGCTAAATGTGGAACCATTGTCTTAGAAACAGCTCTCAATTTGACTCCAACAATAGTTACCTGCCAACTGCGACCTTTCGATACCTTTTTGGCAAAATATATTTTCAACATTATCCTTCCCGCCTACTCTCTTCCTAATATCATTATGGGGAAAACTATATTTCCTGAATTCATAGGAGGAAAAAGAGATTTCCATTACGAAGATATAGCCGCAGCTCTTAACATGCTCAAAACATCTCCAGCTAAAGAAAAGCAAAAAAACGCATGCAGAGATGTTTATCAGGCAATCAATGATTCTGCAATAACCATAAAAGAATGTCTGCCCCTCATATTTGAAACGGCCTCTTAA
- a CDS encoding polynucleotide adenylyltransferase PcnB, with amino-acid sequence MMACNQEILPPRGLDLLSENSHSNLAPTIFYSSDHNIDLQSFSPHALSVVKTLKKAGYEAYIVGGCIRDLLLKTKPKDFDISTSAKPEEVKALFKNCILVGKRFRLAHIRFPNQIIEVATFRSGSNEEDSLITKDNLWGSAEEDVLRRDFTINGLFYDPSEEVIIDYTGGVEDLRNRYLRTIGDPFLRFKQDPVRMLRLLKILSRYAFTVDPKTLEALQESRYDLVKSSQPRVFEELIKVLNSSESTIFFQLASEYRILEILFPYMAKAFSLSKTLQDQTFACLTALDKKTRQRSCCLERHLLLAVLLFPIVNFNVRYKYSQYPTMSIQSIFDYIRNFLTEFFADSFTSCSKKNFILTTLLLQMQYRLTPPSPLKKEKKSFFNKKLLRHTYFLEALYLLEIRSKVYPKVEPIYNEWLKHYELYSE; translated from the coding sequence ATGATGGCTTGCAACCAAGAAATTCTTCCGCCTAGAGGCCTAGATTTGCTTAGCGAAAATTCTCATTCTAATCTTGCACCTACTATATTTTACTCTTCGGACCATAACATTGATCTGCAAAGCTTTTCCCCTCATGCTCTTTCTGTTGTAAAAACTTTAAAGAAAGCTGGCTACGAAGCTTATATTGTCGGGGGATGCATTCGTGACCTGCTCTTAAAAACAAAGCCAAAAGATTTTGATATTTCTACTTCTGCAAAGCCCGAAGAAGTTAAAGCTTTATTCAAAAATTGTATTCTTGTAGGGAAACGCTTTCGTTTAGCACATATCCGCTTCCCCAATCAAATTATAGAAGTTGCTACTTTTAGATCTGGTAGCAATGAAGAAGACTCTTTAATTACCAAGGATAATCTTTGGGGGTCCGCTGAAGAAGACGTTCTACGGAGAGATTTCACCATTAATGGACTATTTTACGATCCAAGTGAAGAGGTCATCATTGACTACACAGGCGGTGTCGAAGATTTAAGAAATCGCTACCTCAGGACAATTGGTGATCCGTTCCTTCGCTTCAAACAAGACCCTGTGCGCATGTTGCGTTTATTAAAAATCCTGTCCCGTTACGCTTTTACCGTAGATCCCAAGACCCTCGAAGCCCTACAGGAATCTCGTTATGATTTAGTAAAAAGCTCTCAACCTCGAGTTTTTGAAGAACTTATAAAGGTATTAAACTCTAGTGAATCCACTATTTTTTTCCAGCTTGCTTCGGAATATCGCATTTTAGAGATTTTGTTCCCATATATGGCTAAAGCTTTTAGTCTGAGCAAGACTTTACAAGATCAAACTTTTGCTTGCTTGACAGCTTTGGATAAAAAGACTCGCCAGCGATCATGCTGTCTAGAACGACACCTGCTACTAGCCGTACTACTATTCCCTATCGTGAACTTCAATGTTCGATACAAGTATAGTCAGTACCCCACTATGTCTATCCAAAGTATTTTTGATTATATTAGAAACTTTTTAACAGAATTTTTCGCAGACTCTTTTACTAGCTGCTCCAAAAAAAATTTTATTTTAACTACCTTGCTTCTGCAAATGCAATATAGGCTGACTCCACCGTCCCCCTTGAAAAAAGAGAAGAAATCATTCTTTAATAAAAAATTGTTACGTCATACTTATTTCTTAGAGGCCCTATATTTGCTAGAGATTCGTAGTAAAGTATACCCTAAAGTGGAACCTATTTATAATGAGTGGCTGAAGCATTATGAACTATATTCGGAGTGA
- a CDS encoding AGCS family amino acid carrier protein, with the protein MNAFLSFLTAFDDFIWSYVAFVLILLLGILFSCKSRFAQFTQLPSFFKLFYQFSKDSSSKQDNSEKGVHPLKVFFASAGGNIGIGNVVGVITAASVGGPGALFWVWIAGILGSIVKYSEVYLGIKFRQSDTNNVYHGGPMFFLDKAYKTRLISIIVAVLLCIYGVEIYQFSVIANTLSSCWNIPRLISITSLLFLVIFAVQGGLQRIGKICSLVLPFFMLIYCGMAVYILIHEIQTLPSLFSTVFRSAFTGHGAIGGFAGCSVASTIRQGLSRAAYSGDIGIGFDSIIQSETSATNPQTQAQLSIVGVVVDNLVCTLSLLIVLASGMWCKAGLEGSEIVEQALSSYFPYIRVFLPAFLFATGYTTIISYFLVGKKCATFVCGSRGSKLYTLYGVLALPMFCFLPQNTALLVMSVSGALLLCLNLFGVFLMRKELVFPTKEAKTLELPESSISS; encoded by the coding sequence ATGAACGCATTTCTATCTTTTTTGACAGCTTTTGATGACTTTATTTGGTCATACGTAGCTTTTGTTTTAATCCTTTTGCTTGGAATCTTGTTCTCGTGCAAATCTCGATTTGCTCAGTTCACACAACTTCCTTCGTTCTTTAAACTTTTTTATCAATTTTCCAAAGATTCCTCCTCGAAACAGGATAATAGTGAGAAAGGCGTTCATCCATTGAAAGTATTTTTTGCTTCTGCAGGAGGGAATATTGGAATTGGAAACGTTGTTGGCGTGATCACTGCTGCCAGCGTTGGGGGCCCCGGAGCCCTCTTCTGGGTTTGGATAGCCGGGATTCTTGGTTCGATTGTTAAATATTCCGAGGTCTATTTAGGTATTAAATTCCGCCAATCTGATACAAATAATGTGTATCACGGCGGCCCGATGTTCTTTCTTGATAAAGCCTACAAAACCCGCCTTATTTCTATCATTGTTGCAGTTCTTCTCTGCATTTATGGTGTGGAGATTTACCAATTTTCGGTTATTGCAAATACGCTCAGTTCTTGCTGGAATATTCCTAGACTTATTTCCATTACCTCTCTTCTCTTTTTGGTGATCTTTGCTGTACAAGGAGGTCTGCAGCGAATTGGTAAAATCTGCTCTTTAGTCTTACCCTTCTTCATGTTGATTTACTGCGGCATGGCTGTTTACATCTTGATTCATGAAATCCAAACTCTCCCTTCTCTATTTTCTACTGTTTTCCGTTCAGCCTTTACTGGTCATGGGGCTATTGGGGGATTTGCAGGGTGCTCTGTTGCTTCGACTATTCGCCAAGGGCTTTCTCGAGCAGCATATTCGGGAGATATTGGTATTGGATTTGACTCCATTATCCAAAGTGAAACATCTGCAACAAATCCTCAAACACAGGCCCAGCTTAGTATTGTTGGAGTTGTAGTAGACAACCTTGTATGCACATTAAGCCTTCTTATCGTTCTAGCTTCTGGAATGTGGTGCAAAGCCGGTCTAGAAGGATCAGAAATTGTGGAACAAGCTTTATCTTCATATTTCCCTTATATCCGTGTGTTCCTTCCCGCTTTCCTTTTTGCAACAGGGTACACAACCATCATTTCTTATTTTCTTGTAGGGAAGAAATGTGCAACATTCGTTTGTGGAAGTAGAGGATCTAAATTATATACTCTTTACGGAGTATTGGCATTACCCATGTTCTGCTTTTTACCACAAAACACGGCTCTACTCGTGATGTCTGTATCAGGAGCTCTTTTATTATGCCTGAATTTGTTTGGAGTTTTTCTGATGCGCAAAGAACTGGTCTTTCCCACAAAAGAGGCAAAAACTCTTGAACTACCGGAGTCTTCTATCTCTTCTTGA
- the lspA gene encoding signal peptidase II, which yields MPTRSLPTFLSLLLLTSIDWVSKLIVLLKSCQLAPHSSTLLYSYVWGHFSFLIVPSFNEGAAFGLFAHYKTPLLIFRICVIVGLALFLGIKYKSLHSRTRVALTLILAGALGNVGDILFQGKVVDFLAFNYYSWSFPSFNLADVFISIGTLLLIGHLYFARENKKFF from the coding sequence ATGCCGACCCGTTCTCTACCGACCTTTCTCTCACTCCTTCTCTTAACCTCTATTGATTGGGTCTCGAAACTAATCGTGTTGCTGAAAAGCTGTCAACTCGCTCCTCACTCCTCAACTTTGCTATATAGTTACGTTTGGGGACATTTTTCCTTCTTAATCGTCCCTTCTTTCAACGAAGGGGCGGCTTTTGGTCTATTTGCTCATTATAAAACTCCCCTTCTTATTTTTCGGATTTGTGTCATCGTAGGACTTGCTCTGTTCTTGGGGATTAAATATAAATCTTTACATTCGAGAACAAGAGTCGCTTTAACTTTGATCCTTGCGGGAGCTTTAGGCAACGTGGGAGATATTTTATTCCAGGGTAAAGTTGTCGATTTCCTTGCTTTCAACTACTATTCTTGGAGCTTTCCATCTTTTAATTTGGCGGATGTTTTCATCTCAATAGGGACCCTACTCCTTATCGGACATCTATATTTTGCCAGAGAAAATAAAAAATTCTTTTAA
- a CDS encoding TraR/DksA family transcriptional regulator, with amino-acid sequence MPLTDEEIADFKTRLLEMKAKLSHTLEGNAQEVKKPNEATGYSQHQADQGTDTFDRTISLEVTTKEYKLLRQIDRALEKIEESSYGICDVSGEEIPLARLMAIPYATMTVKAQEKFEKGLLSGN; translated from the coding sequence ATGCCTCTAACGGACGAAGAAATCGCCGATTTTAAGACACGACTTTTAGAGATGAAGGCTAAACTGTCTCACACACTAGAAGGAAATGCTCAAGAAGTTAAAAAACCTAATGAAGCAACAGGCTATTCTCAACATCAAGCAGATCAAGGGACAGATACTTTTGACCGCACCATCAGCTTAGAAGTGACGACCAAGGAATATAAACTTTTAAGACAAATTGATCGCGCATTGGAAAAAATAGAAGAATCTTCTTATGGCATTTGTGACGTAAGTGGGGAAGAAATTCCTTTGGCAAGATTAATGGCGATCCCTTACGCTACTATGACAGTAAAAGCACAAGAAAAATTCGAAAAAGGCCTTCTTTCAGGAAATTAG
- the nrdR gene encoding transcriptional regulator NrdR — translation MLCPFCNHGELKVIDSRNSPEANAIKRRRECLRCNQRFTTFETVELTVQVLKRDGRYENFQESKLISGLKAASSHTRIGQEQVQAIASNIKQDLLGKQNREISTKEIGELVMRYLKKADMIAYIRFACVYRRFKDVGELMEVLLSATPDGEK, via the coding sequence GTGCTATGCCCATTCTGTAATCATGGAGAGCTTAAAGTTATTGACTCTCGGAATTCACCAGAGGCCAATGCAATTAAACGCCGCCGCGAATGTTTACGATGCAACCAAAGATTCACAACTTTTGAAACTGTAGAACTTACCGTTCAGGTACTAAAACGAGATGGTCGTTACGAAAACTTTCAGGAATCTAAATTGATTAGTGGATTGAAAGCTGCTTCTAGCCATACAAGAATTGGTCAAGAACAAGTACAAGCAATAGCCTCCAATATCAAACAAGATCTTCTTGGAAAACAAAATCGAGAAATCTCTACCAAAGAAATAGGCGAACTAGTAATGAGATATCTAAAAAAAGCAGATATGATTGCCTACATTAGATTCGCCTGTGTTTATAGAAGATTTAAAGATGTGGGAGAACTAATGGAAGTTTTATTATCTGCTACACCAGATGGTGAAAAGTAA
- a CDS encoding riboflavin synthase subunit alpha produces the protein MFSGIIQEVARVDFVRHHEDAMEIGIFSRELIDGSPGSSFSVDGICLTLVKKERELLFFDITEETMACTTVKDYTVGTMVNLERSVRLGDEIGGHFVSGHVCGLGSLVAIEKSYMFFKVSEKLLPYIIEKAFIAVDGISLTIAQVRGDIFSVSVIPETLARTSLRYKCVGSYVNIEPDMMTKMQVDTLMRFHTEKS, from the coding sequence ATGTTTTCAGGTATTATTCAAGAAGTTGCAAGGGTAGACTTTGTTCGTCATCATGAGGATGCCATGGAAATTGGTATTTTCTCTCGTGAGCTGATAGATGGATCACCAGGGAGCAGCTTTTCTGTTGATGGCATCTGTTTGACCTTAGTTAAGAAAGAAAGGGAGCTGCTGTTCTTTGATATTACAGAAGAAACTATGGCTTGCACGACGGTCAAAGATTATACTGTTGGAACAATGGTAAATTTAGAACGTTCTGTTCGATTAGGCGATGAGATAGGAGGCCATTTTGTCTCTGGGCACGTCTGTGGTTTAGGTTCTCTTGTTGCTATAGAAAAATCTTATATGTTTTTTAAGGTGTCAGAGAAATTGCTGCCTTACATAATCGAGAAAGCTTTTATTGCTGTTGATGGTATTAGTTTGACGATCGCTCAAGTAAGAGGAGATATTTTCTCTGTGAGTGTGATTCCAGAAACTCTCGCTCGAACCTCGTTAAGGTATAAATGTGTTGGTTCTTATGTAAACATAGAACCCGATATGATGACAAAAATGCAAGTAGACACTTTGATGCGGTTTCATACTGAGAAGAGTTAG
- a CDS encoding class I SAM-dependent methyltransferase: MMDYELLDSGEGKKLERFKDIFLIRPCVTAVWPRTNPSLWEQYSAEFLRVGERGEWRYRKNNFKEWWVTIDSVSCLLKPTPFGHVGIFPEHTRFWKDLYPSLSRPSCRVLNLFAYTGSSSIFCAQQGASVYHVDASKAAVKWAQKNVEKNSFSEKKIFWVIEDVFSFLKKEVRRGKTYDIILLDPPTYGRGPDGETFKIDRDFFLLLKLCSQLMSSSFAHMLITSHTPGHTPEFLHCLAKRALPMLPVQGWRLGESFCGEGEQRLPSGVFAQWSL, from the coding sequence ATTATGGATTATGAATTATTGGATAGTGGGGAAGGTAAAAAACTCGAACGATTTAAAGATATTTTTTTAATTCGTCCTTGTGTTACGGCAGTTTGGCCAAGGACAAACCCTTCGTTATGGGAACAATATTCTGCAGAGTTTTTACGTGTAGGAGAGAGGGGAGAGTGGCGATATCGTAAAAACAATTTCAAAGAATGGTGGGTAACTATCGATTCTGTTTCCTGCTTGCTGAAACCCACTCCTTTTGGCCATGTAGGGATTTTTCCTGAACATACAAGATTCTGGAAAGATTTATATCCCTCTTTATCGAGGCCTTCGTGTAGAGTTTTGAATTTATTTGCTTACACAGGATCTTCTTCTATTTTTTGTGCCCAGCAGGGAGCTAGTGTTTATCATGTGGATGCTTCTAAAGCTGCTGTCAAATGGGCTCAGAAGAATGTTGAAAAAAATTCTTTTTCTGAAAAAAAGATTTTCTGGGTCATAGAAGATGTTTTCTCTTTTTTAAAAAAGGAAGTCCGTAGAGGGAAAACTTATGACATTATTCTGTTAGATCCTCCGACTTATGGACGGGGGCCTGATGGTGAAACGTTTAAAATAGATCGGGACTTTTTTCTCTTACTGAAGCTGTGCTCGCAGTTGATGTCCAGTTCCTTTGCACATATGCTTATTACCTCACATACACCAGGACATACTCCTGAATTTTTGCATTGTTTAGCTAAGAGAGCACTTCCTATGCTTCCTGTTCAAGGTTGGCGTTTAGGAGAAAGTTTTTGTGGTGAAGGAGAGCAACGATTACCTTCTGGAGTTTTTGCGCAATGGAGTTTGTAG
- a CDS encoding RNA methyltransferase — MEFVGKNNARVKAALALKKQRARNSKEFLLEGFREIHRALISGYRCLYVFCGETVSDKEKDLDKKLSSLGIEKFYCSKEVLERLAFKEHSDNFIAVFEKKLLSCEKFLGLQRREQQPFYLIVEGAEKPGNVGALLRIADGAGVDGVILCDPVVDLYNPNVIRSSLGTVFTVPVWQASSKEVFALIREQKWKIFTTTPFAQTFYFDQDFCQPTAIVFGSEKDGLSPSWLEGNFCNIALPMLGKADSLNLSSSVSVVAYEVVRQRRR; from the coding sequence ATGGAGTTTGTAGGGAAAAATAATGCTCGTGTTAAGGCGGCACTTGCTTTAAAAAAACAGCGTGCGCGTAACAGCAAAGAATTTTTATTAGAAGGGTTTCGAGAAATTCATCGAGCTTTGATTTCTGGGTACCGTTGTTTATACGTATTTTGTGGGGAGACAGTATCTGATAAAGAAAAAGATCTTGATAAAAAACTTTCTTCTCTCGGTATTGAGAAATTTTATTGTTCTAAAGAAGTTTTGGAGAGACTAGCGTTTAAGGAGCATTCTGATAATTTTATTGCTGTTTTTGAAAAAAAATTGCTTTCTTGCGAAAAATTTTTAGGATTACAACGAAGAGAGCAACAGCCTTTTTACCTGATAGTTGAGGGAGCAGAAAAACCTGGGAATGTGGGTGCATTGCTAAGAATAGCAGACGGAGCGGGAGTTGATGGGGTTATCCTTTGTGATCCCGTAGTCGATTTATATAATCCTAACGTTATACGTTCTTCTCTTGGGACGGTGTTTACTGTTCCTGTTTGGCAAGCTTCTTCAAAAGAAGTTTTTGCTTTGATTAGAGAGCAAAAATGGAAAATTTTTACCACCACACCATTTGCGCAAACTTTTTATTTTGACCAAGACTTTTGTCAGCCTACGGCAATAGTTTTCGGATCTGAAAAAGACGGATTGTCTCCCTCCTGGCTAGAAGGGAATTTTTGTAATATAGCTTTACCGATGTTAGGGAAGGCTGATTCATTAAATCTTTCTTCTTCTGTTTCTGTTGTTGCTTATGAGGTAGTGCGGCAAAGAAGGAGGTAG